From Halotia branconii CENA392, the proteins below share one genomic window:
- a CDS encoding pentapeptide repeat-containing protein, with product MATPIVRRSSNQSSLSKTSETANAQPLITRRFAAWTAEITLVIVSGLIPLGIGAYINSRSDVNRVPLNPLLVVTERAIARPLALPVSYGIRNVASPTNYLWTIALLAPLTLSCWQLYLLAKTGSTIPKRRFGVRIVNEQGTAPGLAAVVVREGIGRWTVPVSVAYILWRYSFAFPNLGLFTFLAVLMVLGEGMALPSRQGRRALHDWLAGTYAIDSTRPLPTSPATSKEQALPMGTSELERQEEENEQVASPVMVMATEAPSLRTLWRRMRQNPSLTLFGVALVSMTAVLATLITTQVYIQTQQTQRETKQINSQKFLALVKQLSPNSGATTEERQSVILAMGGLNDPQSIQFLTDLLVNETNPVLVDTIQQALTSIGTKAIPELKNKNQFLAGELAAISNNPQEKELRQKRLQVNQQTINKILTVYSGKTENIDLSRSQLSQSGTPGSSFFNLVLENVDLSGVKFKSAKLNQASFKGSRFRGVGEDGRLDTYDDAIADLSQAQMKQVNFTDANLSRVVMTGSDLSRATLNRANLSNARLVGANLSSTQLVSADLHHAVLENASLTGADLGDAKLNEANLYGARLGRVIAIGTQLSSANLTKTDWQGSDLSGADLERANLSNANLSATRLTGATLRSAQMENANLRNADLSLVDLRGANVAGADFQDTILTPNKQDPADQFVQTPDLGSVSAVVKGVDFSQAKNLDAKQLAYICTQGGIHPRCP from the coding sequence ATGGCGACTCCAATTGTCAGGAGAAGTAGTAATCAATCGAGTTTGTCAAAAACATCAGAAACAGCCAATGCACAGCCATTAATTACTAGGCGTTTTGCTGCTTGGACTGCTGAAATTACACTAGTGATTGTCAGTGGGTTAATTCCCTTAGGAATTGGTGCTTATATCAATTCTAGAAGTGATGTCAACCGCGTACCCCTCAACCCCTTGCTAGTGGTCACAGAAAGAGCGATCGCTCGTCCCTTAGCTTTACCTGTTAGCTATGGCATCCGTAACGTCGCCAGTCCAACCAATTACTTGTGGACAATAGCTTTGTTAGCACCATTGACGCTTTCATGTTGGCAATTATATTTACTAGCTAAAACTGGTAGTACTATTCCTAAACGTCGATTTGGTGTGCGGATTGTCAACGAGCAAGGTACAGCACCGGGTTTAGCGGCAGTTGTAGTCCGCGAAGGAATTGGTCGCTGGACTGTACCAGTGTCTGTTGCTTATATTCTTTGGCGTTACAGTTTTGCCTTTCCAAATTTAGGATTATTCACATTTTTAGCTGTATTAATGGTGCTGGGTGAAGGAATGGCTCTACCTTCACGCCAAGGACGACGAGCATTACACGATTGGTTAGCTGGTACTTATGCTATAGATAGCACTCGTCCCTTACCAACTTCACCAGCCACTAGCAAAGAGCAAGCTTTGCCGATGGGAACTAGTGAACTTGAACGCCAGGAAGAAGAAAATGAGCAAGTGGCCTCCCCAGTTATGGTAATGGCAACCGAAGCCCCCAGTCTTCGCACCTTGTGGCGGCGAATGCGGCAAAACCCCAGCCTGACTTTATTTGGTGTAGCGCTGGTCAGTATGACTGCTGTTTTGGCAACTTTAATTACTACTCAAGTTTATATTCAAACTCAGCAAACCCAGCGTGAAACTAAACAAATCAACAGTCAAAAATTTTTAGCCCTAGTCAAACAATTAAGTCCTAACTCTGGCGCTACCACCGAAGAACGCCAAAGTGTCATTTTAGCGATGGGTGGTCTCAATGATCCGCAGTCTATCCAATTTCTGACGGATCTTTTAGTTAACGAAACCAATCCCGTGCTTGTGGATACGATTCAACAAGCTTTAACAAGTATTGGAACTAAAGCTATCCCAGAATTAAAAAACAAAAATCAGTTTTTAGCTGGCGAGTTAGCGGCTATAAGTAACAATCCCCAAGAAAAGGAATTACGCCAAAAGCGGTTACAAGTGAACCAGCAGACAATTAACAAGATTCTCACCGTTTACAGCGGTAAAACTGAGAATATCGATCTGAGTCGTAGCCAATTGAGTCAGAGTGGCACTCCAGGAAGTTCCTTTTTCAATTTGGTTTTAGAAAACGTCGATTTGTCAGGAGTAAAATTCAAATCTGCAAAACTTAACCAAGCCAGTTTTAAAGGTAGTCGTTTTCGGGGGGTTGGTGAAGATGGCCGCTTGGATACCTATGATGATGCGATCGCTGATTTGAGTCAAGCCCAAATGAAACAAGTAAATTTCACCGATGCTAACCTCAGTCGCGTTGTTATGACTGGTAGTGACTTAAGCCGTGCTACTCTCAATAGAGCCAATTTATCGAATGCCCGCTTAGTTGGTGCTAATCTCAGCAGCACCCAATTAGTAAGTGCAGATTTACATCACGCAGTTTTAGAAAATGCCAGCCTGACTGGGGCAGACTTAGGTGATGCCAAATTAAACGAAGCTAATTTATATGGTGCGCGTTTAGGTCGCGTCATTGCGATCGGAACTCAATTATCGTCAGCCAATTTAACTAAAACTGACTGGCAAGGATCAGATTTATCGGGAGCCGATTTAGAACGTGCCAATCTCAGCAATGCTAACCTCAGCGCCACTCGTTTAACTGGCGCTACTTTGCGTTCTGCCCAAATGGAAAATGCCAATTTGCGGAATGCTGATTTAAGCCTTGTAGATTTACGAGGGGCGAATGTCGCAGGAGCAGATTTCCAAGACACAATTCTCACACCTAACAAACAAGATCCAGCCGATCAATTTGTGCAAACACCAGATTTAGGCTCAGTATCTGCTGTAGTCAAAGGAGTTGATTTTTCTCAAGCCAAAAATTTAGACGCGAAACAACTAGCTTATATTTGTACTCAAGGAGGCATTCATCCTCGTTGTCCGTAG
- a CDS encoding PspA/IM30 family protein — protein MKKAVYWLMGEKAGRTIVSTWNWLWGIPVESGGKVAVAVAEESLQSMQESVQKLAQAVAMQEGSYKIAKNKYETKVKELRTLEQQANIAQRNGNQEAARMAMTKAIQTEQILPKLEEMVKQAETSVNASKDKLNRERMKLETYKADMQNMKDMSEVNEALAMIAKVNNEFNIGSAKSDFEKAKSAVERRNLQVDALAEMSESSTEKLQAEIEQMTVDDEVSRRLQMLNDSTINQLPE, from the coding sequence ATGAAAAAAGCTGTGTACTGGTTAATGGGTGAAAAAGCAGGACGAACCATAGTTAGTACTTGGAATTGGCTATGGGGAATACCTGTGGAGTCTGGTGGCAAAGTGGCTGTCGCTGTAGCTGAAGAATCACTGCAATCAATGCAAGAATCGGTGCAAAAGCTGGCTCAAGCTGTGGCTATGCAAGAAGGTTCTTACAAAATAGCCAAAAACAAATACGAGACGAAAGTCAAAGAATTACGAACCTTAGAGCAACAAGCAAATATTGCCCAGCGTAATGGTAATCAAGAAGCAGCGCGGATGGCAATGACCAAGGCAATTCAAACAGAACAAATTTTGCCCAAACTAGAGGAGATGGTCAAACAGGCTGAAACATCTGTAAATGCCTCTAAAGATAAGCTAAACCGGGAACGCATGAAGCTAGAAACCTACAAAGCTGATATGCAAAATATGAAAGATATGTCAGAAGTGAACGAAGCATTAGCGATGATTGCCAAAGTCAATAATGAATTTAACATTGGTTCGGCAAAAAGTGACTTTGAAAAAGCTAAAAGTGCAGTTGAACGTCGTAATTTACAAGTAGACGCTTTAGCTGAAATGTCTGAAAGTTCTACTGAAAAACTCCAGGCTGAAATAGAACAAATGACTGTAGATGATGAAGTTTCTCGGCGTTTGCAGATGTTAAATGATTCAACTATTAACCAACTACCAGAGTAA
- a CDS encoding extracellular solute-binding protein has translation MSKRSAPPPIVFIVLFLILLGGGYWYFFKRQPAPTSTAPTAIPSPGNTPSGNTSTFPSPSSVSGGTTVRIAGSTSMVTINQNLKKAFERQFPGTNIVTTASGSDKGIADLVAGKADIAAISRPLTAQEENQGLVAIPVTTDAIAVVVGKANPFNQGLTSAQVADIFQGKINNWSAVGGKNSTIRVINRPAISGTHETFQEIVLKGANFGTTPNITTLQRDATTPLLQALGTDGVGYATFAQVANQQTVRSLAIDGLTPDANGYPYQRQLFYVYKNPASPGVQAFLGYATSPQGQQATILNN, from the coding sequence ATGAGTAAGAGAAGCGCCCCGCCTCCAATTGTTTTTATCGTTTTATTTCTAATTTTACTGGGTGGTGGTTACTGGTACTTCTTCAAACGACAACCAGCACCTACATCTACAGCACCTACTGCTATTCCCTCCCCAGGCAACACACCTTCTGGTAATACTTCCACTTTCCCCTCTCCGAGTTCAGTATCTGGCGGTACTACCGTGAGGATAGCGGGTTCTACCAGCATGGTGACAATTAATCAAAATCTTAAAAAAGCTTTTGAAAGACAGTTTCCGGGTACTAATATTGTAACCACTGCAAGTGGTTCTGATAAAGGTATCGCAGATCTTGTTGCAGGTAAAGCAGATATTGCGGCTATATCTCGACCTTTGACTGCACAAGAGGAGAATCAAGGATTGGTGGCAATTCCTGTAACAACAGATGCGATCGCTGTTGTTGTTGGCAAAGCAAATCCTTTTAATCAAGGATTAACCAGCGCTCAAGTAGCAGATATATTTCAAGGTAAAATTAATAACTGGTCAGCAGTGGGTGGTAAAAATAGCACTATTCGAGTTATCAATCGACCAGCAATTAGTGGCACACATGAAACATTTCAAGAAATAGTGCTGAAGGGAGCTAATTTTGGCACGACACCAAATATCACAACATTACAACGAGATGCCACAACTCCTTTACTCCAAGCTTTGGGAACTGATGGCGTAGGTTACGCTACTTTTGCACAAGTTGCTAATCAGCAAACAGTGAGATCATTGGCGATTGATGGTTTGACTCCAGATGCAAATGGTTATCCCTATCAAAGACAGCTGTTTTATGTTTACAAGAATCCTGCTAGTCCTGGAGTTCAAGCCTTTTTAGGTTATGCCACTTCGCCTCAAGGGCAGCAAGCTACTATACTCAATAATTAA
- a CDS encoding SDR family NAD(P)-dependent oxidoreductase, whose amino-acid sequence MLNFNFSGKNVLITGASRGIGKAVATAFAQAGARVALHYHQQTKAAERVHQSLVGEGHILVQADLANPVAVEQMVNQAIAQLGHIDVLVNNAGIYQEHPLKEISYEDWQATWQQTISVNLLGAVNVSYCVAQQMIERHNGRIINVTSRGAFKGEPRATAYAASKAGLNAFSQSLALHLAPHNIFVTAVAPGWVATDMSQAILESPAGEAIRQQSPLNRVANPQEVAHTILFLASEGAEMLTGAILDVNGASYLRS is encoded by the coding sequence ATGCTCAACTTCAATTTTTCTGGAAAAAATGTCCTAATTACAGGTGCTTCGCGGGGGATAGGCAAGGCCGTAGCCACTGCTTTTGCCCAAGCAGGTGCGCGTGTGGCGCTTCATTACCATCAGCAAACAAAAGCTGCTGAACGAGTTCACCAATCTTTGGTAGGTGAGGGTCACATTTTGGTGCAAGCTGATTTAGCAAATCCTGTTGCTGTCGAGCAAATGGTCAATCAAGCGATCGCACAATTGGGACATATTGATGTTTTAGTTAACAATGCTGGTATCTATCAGGAACATCCACTGAAGGAAATCAGCTATGAAGATTGGCAAGCTACTTGGCAACAAACAATTAGTGTTAATTTGCTAGGTGCAGTCAATGTCTCTTATTGTGTTGCCCAACAGATGATTGAACGCCACAATGGCCGCATTATTAATGTCACTTCTCGTGGTGCATTTAAAGGGGAGCCTAGAGCTACAGCTTATGCAGCCAGTAAAGCAGGACTGAATGCTTTTAGCCAGTCTCTCGCTTTACATCTAGCTCCTCATAATATTTTTGTAACTGCTGTAGCTCCTGGTTGGGTAGCAACTGATATGTCTCAAGCGATACTAGAAAGTCCCGCAGGTGAAGCAATTCGCCAGCAAAGTCCTTTAAATCGTGTAGCAAATCCCCAAGAAGTTGCCCACACTATTCTCTTCCTGGCTTCTGAAGGTGCTGAAATGCTCACAGGCGCTATTTTGGATGTGAATGGAGCTAGTTATTTACGGTCATAG
- a CDS encoding alpha/beta hydrolase, which yields MEVGIRKTAQIIEQVLQAESVLGLKNEACRSQFFIHPHSTSKVFLFLHGFTAGPYQFKPLGEAFFQAGYNVLIPLQPGHGRSGNWNRQNPPPLPTDIQIYQQFVLEWLQIAKTLGQKIVVGGLSTGGNLAAWLALEHPQEIDRALLFTPFLGSRYLLFDWLIKILPIYFEWFNKDAPGNFGYKGFRMKALRIFLQLGEKLAKQARSSVCVPVLMVCSEADKAVNRSKQQDFFTKVLKQQPKSWYYCFDDSLHIEHRMMTKLEDNDYEELVIILAKAFVESDLTWTQFQQMAKRITQGEAYEYIKQELNLDGLASQYLSAMMTQRFGCDHLECINPSEEKLI from the coding sequence ATGGAAGTTGGTATTCGCAAGACAGCACAAATCATTGAGCAAGTTCTTCAAGCAGAGTCAGTGCTAGGACTGAAAAACGAAGCCTGTCGCTCACAATTCTTCATTCATCCCCACTCCACTTCCAAAGTTTTTCTATTTTTGCATGGTTTCACAGCAGGCCCTTACCAGTTTAAGCCACTCGGCGAAGCTTTTTTTCAAGCAGGATACAATGTTTTGATTCCCTTACAACCTGGTCATGGACGCTCAGGTAACTGGAATCGCCAAAATCCTCCGCCACTACCAACAGACATTCAAATTTATCAACAATTTGTATTAGAGTGGTTGCAAATTGCCAAAACCTTAGGTCAAAAAATCGTAGTCGGGGGATTATCCACCGGTGGAAATTTAGCTGCTTGGTTAGCTTTAGAGCATCCCCAAGAAATTGACCGCGCCTTATTATTCACGCCTTTTTTAGGTAGTCGTTATTTATTATTTGATTGGCTAATCAAAATCTTACCAATTTACTTTGAATGGTTTAACAAAGACGCACCCGGCAATTTTGGCTATAAAGGTTTTCGGATGAAGGCGTTACGAATATTTCTACAATTAGGAGAAAAGCTGGCAAAACAGGCCAGAAGCAGTGTTTGTGTCCCGGTATTAATGGTATGTAGTGAAGCTGATAAAGCCGTTAATCGCTCTAAACAACAGGATTTTTTTACAAAGGTACTCAAGCAGCAACCAAAATCTTGGTATTACTGCTTTGATGATTCGCTTCACATTGAACACCGAATGATGACAAAATTAGAAGACAATGATTATGAGGAATTAGTTATTATCCTTGCTAAAGCTTTTGTTGAGAGTGATTTAACTTGGACACAGTTTCAGCAAATGGCAAAACGCATAACTCAAGGAGAAGCTTATGAATATATCAAGCAAGAGCTAAATCTTGATGGTCTAGCTTCTCAATATTTATCTGCAATGATGACTCAACGTTTTGGTTGCGATCATCTCGAATGTATCAATCCATCGGAGGAAAAACTCATTTGA
- a CDS encoding DUF4336 domain-containing protein — protein MYQSIGGKTHLRDFSWSFWFTLPLYPYSKRRTIRKEVFKDTIWTFDQLQGIFYVVVPIRMTVVKLDTGGLLVYAPVAPTLECIRLLNEIVVKHGDVKYIILPTVSGLEHKVFVGPFARRFPQAQVFVAPKQWSFPLNLPLSWLGLPQKRTQVLSEDSSKCPFADEFDYAILGPIELGPGRFAEVAFFHKRSHTLLVTDSIISIPEDPPAIVQLDPYPLLFHAKDQASDIVADNQANRRKGWQRISLFALYFRPSMLEITEWGQVFRNAIQAPERSKKAYFGLFPFKWQPDWERSFDALRGKGRFFVAPILQTLILNRAPQETINWANQVASWDFHSIIPCHFDSPIPAEPYQFCQAFSFLEKHSSSSFPLPEEDFQLLKAIDTGLNKIGIVPPAKEKV, from the coding sequence ATGTATCAATCCATCGGAGGAAAAACTCATTTGAGAGACTTTTCTTGGTCTTTCTGGTTCACATTGCCACTTTACCCTTATAGCAAGCGGCGGACTATCCGCAAAGAAGTATTTAAAGACACAATTTGGACTTTTGACCAACTTCAGGGCATATTCTACGTTGTTGTGCCTATTCGGATGACCGTAGTTAAGTTAGATACAGGAGGTCTGCTGGTCTATGCTCCGGTAGCGCCAACTCTAGAGTGTATCAGGCTACTCAATGAGATCGTAGTAAAACATGGCGATGTCAAATATATTATTTTGCCAACTGTTTCTGGGCTAGAACATAAGGTTTTTGTTGGTCCCTTTGCTAGGCGCTTTCCCCAAGCACAAGTGTTTGTAGCTCCCAAACAGTGGAGTTTTCCCTTAAACCTACCCCTAAGTTGGTTGGGTTTACCTCAAAAACGTACCCAGGTACTTTCTGAAGATAGCAGCAAATGCCCCTTTGCTGATGAATTTGACTATGCAATTCTTGGCCCTATAGAATTGGGACCTGGGCGGTTTGCAGAAGTAGCATTCTTCCACAAGCGATCGCATACACTTTTAGTTACAGACTCAATAATTTCCATACCAGAAGATCCGCCTGCGATCGTTCAATTAGATCCATATCCCTTGCTATTTCATGCCAAGGATCAAGCCTCTGATATTGTGGCTGATAATCAAGCTAACCGTCGCAAAGGATGGCAGCGCATCTCGTTATTTGCATTGTACTTTCGCCCCAGTATGTTAGAAATCACTGAATGGGGTCAAGTCTTTCGCAATGCTATTCAAGCACCAGAACGCTCTAAGAAAGCTTATTTTGGATTATTTCCCTTTAAATGGCAGCCTGACTGGGAGCGATCTTTTGATGCACTACGGGGAAAAGGTCGTTTTTTTGTAGCACCAATTTTACAGACACTCATTCTCAACCGCGCACCCCAAGAAACGATTAATTGGGCTAATCAAGTAGCAAGTTGGGACTTTCATTCGATTATTCCCTGTCATTTTGATTCACCGATTCCAGCAGAACCATATCAATTTTGCCAAGCATTTTCTTTTTTAGAAAAGCATAGCAGTAGCAGTTTTCCCTTGCCAGAGGAGGACTTTCAACTACTTAAAGCTATTGATACAGGCTTAAATAAAATTGGAATTGTACCGCCAGCAAAAGAGAAAGTGTAG
- a CDS encoding ASCH domain-containing protein — MNIEINYPPKLKAISIHAPFAYAICIGMKEAEYRSQPTHRRGWVLIHASQSKQSDDYFADYGIDPTTVKRGAIVGAVKITSCVGSPGNYIYHLVNPIKFNRPVEGVKGKQAIFWGAKTDAEKIAFTIASEQIREYLLSTT; from the coding sequence ATGAACATCGAAATAAACTATCCACCAAAGCTAAAAGCTATTAGTATCCATGCTCCATTCGCTTATGCCATCTGTATAGGTATGAAAGAAGCGGAATATCGATCACAACCAACGCATCGTAGAGGATGGGTGCTAATACATGCTTCTCAGTCAAAACAAAGTGATGATTATTTTGCTGATTATGGCATCGACCCGACAACAGTCAAGCGCGGTGCAATAGTAGGTGCAGTAAAAATTACTAGTTGTGTTGGTTCTCCAGGAAATTACATTTACCATCTGGTTAATCCTATAAAGTTTAACCGTCCTGTAGAGGGAGTGAAGGGAAAGCAAGCGATATTCTGGGGAGCAAAGACAGATGCAGAAAAAATAGCTTTTACTATAGCATCGGAACAAATACGAGAGTACTTACTTAGTACAACTTGA
- the ccsB gene encoding c-type cytochrome biogenesis protein CcsB, whose translation MNLVGLQNWLDNASFAVLFLTMLVYWVGAAFPNLPATAALGTAGMAIANLCIATLLGARWIEAGYFPLSNLYESLFFLTWGITAIHLIAENTSRSRLVGVVTAPVAMGITAFATLTLPSEMQVAEPLVPALKSNWLMMHVSVMMLSYAALMVGSLLAIAFLIVTRGQNIQLQGSSIGAGGYRSNGYRLHKAGELVSLPPTPPVENNGFARSERHNNGNGNSNTAVLGAVVTTPISNQQSLIQNSEPLSPQRLSLAETLDNISYRVIGLGFPLLTIGIIAGGVWANEAWGSYWSWDPKETWALITWLVFAAYLHSRITRGWQGRSPAILAAGGFVVVWTCYLGVNLLGKGLHSYGWFL comes from the coding sequence ATGAATCTGGTAGGACTCCAGAACTGGCTGGACAATGCTTCCTTTGCTGTTTTATTCCTGACTATGTTGGTGTATTGGGTAGGAGCGGCTTTTCCGAATTTACCAGCAACTGCTGCGTTAGGGACAGCCGGGATGGCGATCGCGAATTTGTGCATAGCGACTTTATTAGGGGCAAGATGGATAGAAGCTGGCTATTTTCCTCTCAGCAATTTGTATGAATCGCTGTTTTTCTTAACTTGGGGAATTACCGCCATTCATCTGATTGCCGAAAATACCAGTCGTAGCCGCTTGGTAGGAGTTGTGACAGCTCCTGTGGCTATGGGGATTACTGCTTTTGCTACCTTGACATTGCCATCAGAAATGCAAGTAGCAGAACCGTTAGTACCCGCGTTGAAGTCAAATTGGCTGATGATGCACGTCAGCGTCATGATGTTAAGTTATGCTGCTTTAATGGTGGGTTCATTGTTAGCGATCGCATTTTTGATTGTGACTCGCGGTCAAAACATTCAATTACAAGGCAGTTCTATTGGTGCTGGTGGCTATCGTAGCAATGGTTATCGCTTACACAAAGCAGGGGAGCTAGTTTCTTTGCCCCCAACCCCTCCTGTAGAAAACAATGGCTTTGCTCGTAGTGAGCGTCATAACAATGGCAACGGTAATAGTAATACCGCTGTATTGGGAGCAGTAGTTACAACTCCAATTTCCAATCAACAATCTCTGATCCAAAATTCTGAACCTCTTTCACCCCAGCGCTTGAGCCTAGCTGAAACCCTGGACAACATCAGCTATCGCGTCATTGGGTTAGGATTTCCCCTATTGACAATTGGCATTATTGCTGGTGGTGTTTGGGCTAATGAAGCTTGGGGTTCCTACTGGAGTTGGGACCCTAAAGAAACTTGGGCATTAATCACTTGGTTAGTTTTCGCAGCCTATCTGCATTCTCGGATTACTCGTGGTTGGCAAGGTCGTAGTCCTGCGATTTTAGCAGCTGGTGGCTTTGTTGTTGTTTGGACTTGCTATTTGGGTGTAAATCTTTTGGGTAAAGGTTTACATTCTTATGGCTGGTTCCTTTAG
- a CDS encoding DUF3352 domain-containing protein — MALPIVSAPMKKKKKPSLVLTLSATGLLIAGGSIAYRFFNQGQQFSRDLPIGANIIPQDALFAVSLTTDPQQWQQMHEFGTKETQAALNKNILQLRDRFLTQNGYNFEKDVQPWVGDEITLAILAPKGNKPPLKPVATDGDISPQQSMVIVLPVKNPQTAKSIWEKAKNPQQGQWVNRTYQGFAIKQTNGQAGENLSATLIDERFLVITDSLKATERAIDAYKNKASLANTAGFTENFPKISSDQPFAQFYVNVPTAAKIATTSPNRPLPAQVLAQLQNNQGLAGTMTLEAEGIRLKGVSWLNPNSQRVLAVENKAGKMQSRVPAETLMMLSGGNLKRLWGDYVLTSQGNPLSPVTPEQLRSGVKSLTNLDLDRDLLSWMKGEFSVSLIPNKPQDDTPEDFRAGLVFMVQASDRQSAEASLKQLDDVMKSQYQFQIQPTTVGGQPVVNWVSPFGTLTATHGWLDKDVAFLVIGAPVTDKIVPKPNNTLADTVPFQQTVPTEPDPTNGQFFMDVERTVKNFPLPSLISNQRTLLAATRSIGVTAAVSNNRSTRYDIFLALKKVNNSPVPKPAVTPSP; from the coding sequence ATGGCACTGCCTATTGTGTCTGCTCCGATGAAGAAAAAAAAGAAACCATCTCTGGTGCTGACGCTCTCGGCTACTGGGTTATTAATTGCTGGGGGGAGTATAGCGTACCGATTTTTTAACCAGGGACAACAATTTTCTAGAGATTTGCCCATTGGTGCAAATATTATTCCTCAAGATGCGCTGTTTGCGGTTTCTCTCACTACAGATCCTCAACAATGGCAGCAGATGCATGAGTTTGGGACAAAAGAAACCCAAGCCGCACTCAATAAAAATATATTACAGTTACGCGATCGCTTTCTGACTCAAAATGGTTACAACTTCGAGAAAGATGTTCAACCTTGGGTAGGTGATGAAATCACCCTAGCAATCTTGGCTCCCAAAGGAAATAAACCTCCCCTGAAACCAGTGGCTACTGATGGAGACATTAGCCCTCAGCAGTCGATGGTTATTGTATTGCCTGTAAAAAATCCCCAAACAGCCAAAAGCATTTGGGAAAAGGCGAAAAATCCTCAACAAGGGCAATGGGTTAACCGCACATATCAGGGGTTTGCTATCAAACAAACCAATGGACAAGCCGGAGAAAACCTTTCTGCGACATTAATAGATGAGCGTTTCCTAGTCATTACTGATAGTCTCAAAGCCACAGAAAGAGCAATAGATGCTTATAAAAATAAAGCCTCGCTAGCAAATACAGCAGGATTTACCGAAAACTTTCCTAAAATTTCTAGTGACCAACCTTTTGCCCAGTTTTACGTCAATGTGCCAACAGCTGCCAAAATAGCCACTACTTCTCCCAATCGTCCTTTACCAGCACAGGTTTTAGCCCAGCTGCAAAACAATCAAGGTTTAGCAGGGACAATGACCTTAGAAGCTGAAGGTATACGTTTAAAGGGTGTTTCGTGGCTTAACCCTAATAGTCAGCGCGTGTTAGCGGTAGAAAACAAAGCTGGGAAAATGCAAAGCCGCGTACCGGCTGAAACCTTAATGATGTTGTCTGGCGGCAACTTAAAGCGGTTATGGGGAGACTACGTTTTAACATCCCAAGGAAATCCTCTTTCGCCTGTCACACCAGAACAGTTACGATCTGGTGTTAAATCTTTGACTAATCTTGATTTAGATCGGGATTTGCTCAGTTGGATGAAAGGTGAGTTTTCTGTATCATTAATTCCCAATAAACCACAAGACGATACTCCAGAGGATTTTCGGGCAGGTTTAGTATTCATGGTACAGGCCAGCGATCGCCAATCAGCTGAAGCATCCTTAAAACAACTGGATGATGTGATGAAAAGTCAATATCAGTTCCAGATTCAACCGACAACAGTAGGAGGGCAACCTGTTGTTAACTGGGTTTCACCTTTTGGGACTTTAACCGCCACTCACGGCTGGTTAGATAAAGATGTTGCTTTTTTGGTAATTGGCGCTCCCGTTACAGATAAAATTGTTCCTAAACCCAACAATACCCTAGCTGATACTGTTCCTTTTCAGCAAACAGTGCCAACAGAACCCGATCCTACAAATGGTCAATTTTTCATGGATGTAGAACGCACTGTGAAAAATTTCCCTCTACCAAGTCTGATTTCCAATCAACGTACTTTACTAGCTGCAACACGTTCAATTGGGGTAACTGCTGCTGTTAGTAATAATCGCAGTACCCGCTACGACATCTTTTTAGCACTCAAAAAAGTCAACAACTCACCTGTCCCTAAACCTGCTGTTACGCCATCTCCATAA
- a CDS encoding chorismate lyase — MTATFTPSNNSTLPAAWHRLTPIWQGGEEVIQQGLPHTQLAPTWQMLLLGDGSPTRHLELLTGEPTEVDVIDMSLIGTDLDDAPDLIQAVPSPRLRRQVWLRTASGQRLAYATSWWEASHVDEYLQNRSLPIWASLARLRTELYRDVRGIYYGCSTALQSGFNETGPFWGRHYLFWHHGQPLTLIYEVFSPYLTKYLGNMQVNSTNGKT, encoded by the coding sequence TTGACTGCAACTTTTACTCCATCAAACAACTCAACACTGCCAGCAGCATGGCATCGCCTCACTCCGATTTGGCAAGGTGGGGAGGAAGTTATTCAACAAGGTTTGCCTCATACCCAGTTGGCTCCAACTTGGCAAATGCTGCTTTTAGGGGATGGCTCACCAACTAGGCACTTAGAATTACTTACAGGTGAACCCACAGAAGTAGATGTCATTGATATGTCTTTAATTGGCACAGACTTAGATGATGCGCCAGATTTAATTCAAGCCGTACCAAGTCCACGACTACGAAGACAAGTATGGTTACGTACTGCCTCAGGTCAACGCTTGGCCTATGCCACTTCTTGGTGGGAAGCTAGTCACGTAGATGAATATTTACAAAATCGTTCATTACCTATTTGGGCAAGTTTAGCTCGTCTGCGTACAGAGTTATATCGGGATGTACGAGGAATTTATTATGGTTGCTCAACTGCGCTCCAGTCAGGCTTTAATGAGACTGGGCCATTCTGGGGTCGTCACTATTTATTTTGGCATCACGGACAACCATTAACTCTGATTTATGAGGTTTTTTCGCCTTATTTAACTAAATATTTGGGAAATATGCAGGTTAATTCTACCAATGGTAAAACATAA